CAGATATTACCTCGAAAAATATTACAAAAGTTAGTAAGTTCTTTAAGAACTACGAAATTGTAGAAAAAAAAATTGTAGAAGTACAAGAAAAAGATAATCTCCGTAATTTCCAGTCACCGGTAAGAGGTGAAGAAATTATGGAATATTTTAATATTCCCCCTTCCCGAGAAGTAGGTATTATAAAGAAGAAAATTGAAGAAGCCATATTAGAAGGCGAAATCCCAAATGAATACGCAGACGCAAGAAAATTTATGGAAAATCTTTCTTTATAATTCTTAATTCTCATCCATATTTTATCTCACATAAGTATTGTAAATACTTATAATTGTTTGTGTTTTACATCAAAAAATTAAAAAAATAAATTTACTCAAAAAAGGGCATATTTATTGAATTAACGTTCATTATGTTCAAATTCTTCTCACCCCTAATATTAGTATTACTTTTTAATGTATCCTTTTCGCAGGTATCAGTTGATAGCCTTATGCGCGATTTAGAAAGTAAGACTAAGGGAGATAAAATTGACAGCTCTGCCTTAGGGACTCTTGAAAAACTTGCCGAGTATTATCATCAGGATGACCCCATCAAAACTCTGGAATACTCCAATAAATATTTAATAACCGCACGAAGTTATAATGATAAAGGAAGTATTGCACATGCATATCATTATCTCGGAGATTATTACCGTGATGAAGGTTTGCCTGTAATAGCAATCGATTATTACTTCAGCTCAATGTATTTGTATGAAGAACTGAATTTAACCGGAGCAGTCGCTTATACAAATATCGATGTAGGGAATATTTATTTTGATTTAGGCAAACATGATGTGGCAAAACAATATTACGAAAAAGTTGTAGCAATGCCTGATGAGAAGGATGTTGTGATAGCTAAGGCTGTAGCGCTGAATAATATAGGATTGATTTACAGAGAGGTAAAAGATTACAATAATGCACTTAAAAAATTTGAAGAAGCTCTAGAAATAAGAAAAAAGACGAACGATAAAAACCTCATTGCCCATTCTTATAATTATATAGGAAGCATATATACAAGCTTAAAAGATTTTGATAAAGCTGAGTCTTATTATAATCAGTCCATTCAGTTGTATAAAGAAATAAAAGACTATGCTGATATGGGTAAAGTAATGATGAATATAGGAAAACTTTACTATGAGAAAAGCGAAAAGGAAAAATCAGTTTCTTACAGAAACGATGCTATAAATTTATTTCTTGATAACAACAAGCTATACGCTGCAGCTGATGCAATGACTGACTTAGCAGAGTTCCATCTTCAGGATAAAAATATTCAGGAAGCTCTTCGCCACTCCTTTGAAGCGTATAAAATTTCAACTGAAAATAAATATACATCAATCCGAAAGAACTCTCTGAAACTCCTTTCAGAAATTTATTTTACAAACAGCGATACAAAAGAAGCTTACCGCTATCTGAAGATTTATGATGACCTGAAAGATTCGCTAGCGCAGCAGGAAGCGCAAAGAAAGATCGTAAATCTTGAATTCTCCAATGAACTTCAAAGACGCGACCGCGAAATGAGTTCAATGAAGAGTGAAAATCAGTTAAAGCAATTGACTATTGAAAATCAGAACAGAAGAAATACTTTACTGCTAATTATAATTATTACAATTTTAATTCTGCTTGTTGTTATATTCTTTGCATTCAGACTACAGAGAAAAAATTTAAAAGTCCTGCAGGACAGGAATAAATTAATTGATGAAAACAACAGAAAGATTGAACTGAGTATGATAATGCTGGAAGAGGCAAAAGAAGAAGCTGAAAAGAACGCAAGAATAAAATCTGAATTTTTATCCATTATGAGTCATGAGTTAAGGACTCCGATGAATGCAGTACTGGGAATGACTCAGGTAATAATGGAAGAAAATCCAAGAGAAGACCAGCTTGAAAATCTTGAAACAATGAAAATTTCTGCGGAGAATCTTCTTTCAATCATTGATGATATACTTGATTACAACAGGCTTGAATCAGGTAAGATGATTCTTGTAGAAAAAGATTTTTCATTGAAGCAGTTAATGGATAAACTCTTTAAGATTTTTTCTTACAGTATTAAACAGAAAGGATTGGGGTTAATATATAATTACGATGAAACATTAGGAGATGCATTCATTGGTGATGATACAAGAATAGCAGAGATTATTAGTAATCTATTGGCAAACGCTGTTAAATTCACTGATAGCGGAAGTATTACAGTTGATATAAAAAAGATTGGCATTAAATCCAACTCATCGTTAATAAGATTTTCAGTGAAGGATACAGGTATTGGAATATCTCCTCAGAATGTTGCCAATATTTTTGATTCATTCACACAGGAAAAAACTGATACAACACGGAAATACGGGGGGACGGGTTTAGGTCTCTCAATCGTAAAAAAATTATTAGAGCTTATGAACGGTAAAATATATGTAGAAAGCAAAAGCGGCGAGGGTTCAAAATTCTATTTCGAAATTGAGTTAAAAAACTCAGAAAAGAAATTTGAATCTCCCGTTAAGGCAATAAAACAGCCCGACAAAAAAGTTAGGTTACAAAAAATTCTTATTGTTGAAGATAATAATGTAAACCAACTTGTAATGAAAAAGATGCTTAAGAACTCCGGACTGCAAGTTGATATTGCCGATAACGGAAGAATAGGCATGGAAAAAGTTTTGCAAAATCAATACGACCTTGTATTTATGGATTTGCTCATGCCTGAAATGGACGGATACGAAGCAACAAAAGAGATAAGAAGATTTAATAAAACGATTCCTATAATAGCACTGACAGCAGATGTAATGAAAGGTGTTGAGGCAAAGACCAAAGAGGCAGGAATGAATAATTATTTAACAAAGCCCGTCAATAAAGACGAGCTTTTAAGAATTTTATCAGAATATTCAGAAGAGACAAATCACAATTGATTTATTTTACTAAAACCATATTCCGCGTTTCTGAATAATTTGTAGTAATGAACTTATAGAAATAAACTCCTGAAGATAAATTTGTCCCGTCAAAATTAATTTCGTAATACCCTGCCGGTCTTATATCGTTAATAAGCGAGCTTACTTCTTTTCCCAGTGAATCGTAAATCTTCAAAGAAGCAAAATCTTTTTTAGGCAGGGTAAAAGAAATTTTAGTTGCCGGGTTAAATGGATTTGGAAAATTTTGATTAAGTTTATACTTTTCAGGTTGAATGTTAGTATTATTTGAAACTCCCACTAAAGCGCTTTGTCCTTCAATTGCTTTATAGAATTTATTCACAGCTACATTGGTAAATACACTTGTATTGCCTGACTGCCATTCAATTTTTACAGAATCAATTACTGTCGCATTACCAAGACCGAAATGCTGCTCAAGATTTTGTGTACAATAACCTTCCTGACCGCTTACTACTCGTGACTGCCATACACTTTCTCCGTTTATTGTGGCTTTTACTCTTATCTTTGTTCCAATTGCAGAGCGATTGGTTGTAACTCCCTGCAGCTTAAACTCTGCCCATTTGTTTCCATTTGAATTATCATTTCTGAATAAGGCATTCAGTTCATTTTCCTGATAAGTTTTTGCACACATTATATCAAGATCGCCGTCTCTATCGTAATCACCCCATGCAAATCCGTAAGTATATCCGCCATCTGAGGTTAATGGACCAGCATTTACTTTTTGAAAGGAAGCAGTCCCCGTTTCCATTTTCATATTTCTGTATAGCTTATTATTCAATTGTGAACCTCCATAAGCCTGAGTAACAAACATGTCTAAGTCACCGTCATTGTCATAATCTCCCCATCCTGTAATAGCATTGTAACCGACTTCATTTACAATAGTATCGTTTGTAACAGAAGTGTAAGACCAGTTTCCGTTATTATTATATAGGGCATTTTTATGTCCAAAGTTTGCAAGGAAAGCATCAAAGTCACCATCGTTATCATAGTCCCCCCAGCTTGCGCTCCACCAGTTACCTTGTGTTTGAGTAAGGGCAGTTGTAGTTACTTTTACAAAAACGCCTGCCCCATCATTTCTGTAAAAAGAATTTATATTATTATTTTCGTGACATACAAATAAATCAGCATCACCGTCGTTATCTGCATCAACCCAGTTTGCGCCGCGGGATGAATCCACTTCTGTCACAACTATTCCTGTATCTATTTTTTGAAAATTTGAAGAGCCAAGATTTTTATAAAGAAAATTTTTGGAAGCTCCGGCGCTATTTGTAACATACAAGTCAATCAAACCATCATTGTTATAATCTCCCCATGTACATGTTTCTGAAAAAGCTGCAACAGAAGAAATCGGATTTGTGCTGAGAAATGTAAAATTTCCGCTGCCATTATTCTGGAATAGAAAATCTATCTGATTCCACCATGTCGCAACACACAAGTCGATGTTGCCATCATTGTTAAAGTCACCCCAGCTGCTGCCATCTGCTTTCATGGAAGCAGTAACAATAGGACCGGTTGTAATCTTTGTGAAGACTCCGTTACCGTCATTGTGATAGAGGTATGGAGTTGCTCCTGCAGAGGGACCACGAGAGATGAATAAATCGAGAAGGCCATCGTTATCGTAATCAACCCAGTTAACGCTTCGAGAGGCTGTGCCATCCAGACTTGGGGCAGCCGTTGTTAATTTTGTAAATGATTGTGAATATGCGTTTGAGAGGGTAAACAGCAATAAGAATAGTAATATTTTCATTTAATTTTAATTTGACGAAATCTAAAAATTTTCATTCAGAGAATTAATAACATTCTGCCTTTATTCATATACTTCTAATATGAATATTATATATATTTTATCAATTTTAGTTAGATATTTATAATTTTTAGTAATTTTATCATAGTTTTCAATGAAAGCTTCACTTAACCTTT
This is a stretch of genomic DNA from Bacteroidota bacterium. It encodes these proteins:
- a CDS encoding tetratricopeptide repeat protein; this encodes MRDLESKTKGDKIDSSALGTLEKLAEYYHQDDPIKTLEYSNKYLITARSYNDKGSIAHAYHYLGDYYRDEGLPVIAIDYYFSSMYLYEELNLTGAVAYTNIDVGNIYFDLGKHDVAKQYYEKVVAMPDEKDVVIAKAVALNNIGLIYREVKDYNNALKKFEEALEIRKKTNDKNLIAHSYNYIGSIYTSLKDFDKAESYYNQSIQLYKEIKDYADMGKVMMNIGKLYYEKSEKEKSVSYRNDAINLFLDNNKLYAAADAMTDLAEFHLQDKNIQEALRHSFEAYKISTENKYTSIRKNSLKLLSEIYFTNSDTKEAYRYLKIYDDLKDSLAQQEAQRKIVNLEFSNELQRRDREMSSMKSENQLKQLTIENQNRRNTLLLIIIITILILLVVIFFAFRLQRKNLKVLQDRNKLIDENNRKIELSMIMLEEAKEEAEKNARIKSEFLSIMSHELRTPMNAVLGMTQVIMEENPREDQLENLETMKISAENLLSIIDDILDYNRLESGKMILVEKDFSLKQLMDKLFKIFSYSIKQKGLGLIYNYDETLGDAFIGDDTRIAEIISNLLANAVKFTDSGSITVDIKKIGIKSNSSLIRFSVKDTGIGISPQNVANIFDSFTQEKTDTTRKYGGTGLGLSIVKKLLELMNGKIYVESKSGEGSKFYFEIELKNSEKKFESPVKAIKQPDKKVRLQKILIVEDNNVNQLVMKKMLKNSGLQVDIADNGRIGMEKVLQNQYDLVFMDLLMPEMDGYEATKEIRRFNKTIPIIALTADVMKGVEAKTKEAGMNNYLTKPVNKDELLRILSEYSEETNHN
- a CDS encoding VCBS repeat-containing protein, which codes for MKILLFLLLFTLSNAYSQSFTKLTTAAPSLDGTASRSVNWVDYDNDGLLDLFISRGPSAGATPYLYHNDGNGVFTKITTGPIVTASMKADGSSWGDFNNDGNIDLCVATWWNQIDFLFQNNGSGNFTFLSTNPISSVAAFSETCTWGDYNNDGLIDLYVTNSAGASKNFLYKNLGSSNFQKIDTGIVVTEVDSSRGANWVDADNDGDADLFVCHENNNINSFYRNDGAGVFVKVTTTALTQTQGNWWSASWGDYDNDGDFDAFLANFGHKNALYNNNGNWSYTSVTNDTIVNEVGYNAITGWGDYDNDGDLDMFVTQAYGGSQLNNKLYRNMKMETGTASFQKVNAGPLTSDGGYTYGFAWGDYDRDGDLDIMCAKTYQENELNALFRNDNSNGNKWAEFKLQGVTTNRSAIGTKIRVKATINGESVWQSRVVSGQEGYCTQNLEQHFGLGNATVIDSVKIEWQSGNTSVFTNVAVNKFYKAIEGQSALVGVSNNTNIQPEKYKLNQNFPNPFNPATKISFTLPKKDFASLKIYDSLGKEVSSLINDIRPAGYYEINFDGTNLSSGVYFYKFITTNYSETRNMVLVK